One region of Sus scrofa isolate TJ Tabasco breed Duroc chromosome 3, Sscrofa11.1, whole genome shotgun sequence genomic DNA includes:
- the CCNF gene encoding cyclin-F isoform X1: protein MGSGGVIHCRCAKCFCYPAKRRIRRRPRNLSILSLPEDVLFHILKWLSVGDILAVRAVHSHLKDLVDSHASVWACASFQELWPSPRNLRLFERAAEKGNFEAAVKLGIAYLYNEGLSVSDEARAEVNGLKASRFFSLAERLNAGGAPFIWLFIRPPWSVSGSCCKAVVHESLRAECQLQKAHRASILHCLGRVLSLFEDEEKQNQARDLFEESAHQGCLTSSYLLWESDRRMDMSDPGRCLHNFRKLRDFAAKGCWEAQLSLAKACANGNQLGLEAKASSEIVSQLFQASRAVSKQRVFSVQKGLNDTMRYILIDWLVEVATMKDFSSLCLHLTVECVDRYLRRRLVPRYRLQLLGIACMVICTRFISREILTIREAVWLTDNTYKYEDLVRMMGEVVSALEGRIRVPTVVDYKDVLLTLVPMAPRTQHLCSFLCELSLLHTSLAAYAPALLATAALLLARLTHGQTQPWTTRLRDLTGFSCEDLIPCVLSLHQKCFHNDAPKDYRQVSLTAVKQRFEDKRYEEISQEEVLSYGQLCAALGVKQESPEPASFLSTGELPAFLSSPSGRRTKRKRENSLQEDRGSFVTTPTAELSSQEEALLGSFLDWSLDHCSGYEGDQESEGEKEGDVTAPSGVLDVTVVCLNPEQHCCQESSDEEACPEDRGRWDAHAAVPGTQTHTPRAPGPALPPCSRRGPGKDGTTSGYSSVSSASPTNSPDGSGAPPQPTSALSLGRDLNTRSCPHPSRKSCLQCRPPSPPESGVPQHQGKRKNLSPHSEEEEDMNLGFLKL, encoded by the exons ATGGGGAGCGGAGGGG TGATCCACTGCAGGTGTGCCAAGTGTTTCTGCTATCCTGCAAAGCGAAGAATAAGGAGGAGACCCCGAAATCTGTCCATCTTGAGTCTCCCTGAAGACGTGCTCTTTCACATCCTGAAATGGCTCTCCGTCGGTGACATCCTCGCCGTGCGAGCT GTGCACTCCCACCTGAAGGACCTGGTGGACAGCCATGCCAGCGTGTGGGCGTGTGCCAGTTTCCAGGAGCTGTGGCCGTCTCCAAGGAACCTGAGGCTCTTTGAAAG GGCTGCCGAAAAGGGGAATTTCGAAGCTGCTGTGAAGCTGGGCATCGCCTACCTCTATAACGAAGGCT TGTCTGTGTCTGATGAGGCCCGAGCGGAAGTGAACGGCCTGAAGGCCTCCCGCTTCTTCAGTCTTGCCGAGCGACTGAACGCGGGTGGCGCGCCCTTCATCTGGCTCTTCATCCGCCCGCCTTGGTCGGTGTCCGGAAGCTGCTGCAAGGCCGTGGTGCACGAGAGCCTCAGGGCGGAGTGCCAGCTGCAGAAA GCTCACAGGGCGTCTATACTGCACTGCCTCGGGAGAGTCCTGAGCCTCTTCGAG GatgaagagaaacagaaccaggCCCGGGACCTGTTTGAAGAGTCTGCCCATCAGGGGTGTTTGACCAGCTCGTACCTCCTCTGGGAAAGTGACAGAAGGATGGAT ATGTCGGATCCTGGGCGATGCCTCCACAACTTCCGGAAACTCAGGGACTTCGCTGCCAAAGGCTGCTGGGAAGCACAG CTCTCTTTAGCCAAAGCCTGTGCGAATGGAAACCAGCTGGGACTTGAGGCGAAAGCCTCCAGCGAGATTGTGAGCCAGCTGTTCCAGGCCTCCCGCGCCGTCAGCAAGCAGAGGGTCTTCTCCGTGCAGAAGGGACTCAACGACACCATGAG GTACATTCTGATCGACTGGCTCGTCGAGGTGGCCACTATGAAGGACTTCTCGAGCCTGTGCCTTCACCTGACCGTGGAGTGCGTGGACCGCTACCTGCGGCGGCGGCTGGTGCCCCGGTACCGGCTCCAGCTGCTGGGCATCGCCTGCATGGTCATCTGTACCCG GTTCATCAGCAGAGAGATCCTGACCATCCGCGAGGCCGTGTGGCTCACGGACAACACCTACAAGTACGAGGACTTGGTGAGGATGATGGGAGAGGTCGTCTCGGCCCTGGAGGGGAGGATCCGG GTCCCCACCGTGGTCGATTACAAGGATGTCCTGCTGACGCTGGTCCCCATGGCACCGAGAACCCAGCACCTTTGCAGCTTCCTCTGCGAGCTCTCCCTGCTGCACACCAGCCTGGCTGCCTACGCCCCGGCCCTCCTGGCCACAGCTGCCCTGCTCCTGGCGAGGCTGACGCATGGGCAGA CACAGCCCTGGACCACGCGGTTACGGGACCTCACTGGGTTCTCCTGTGAAGACCTCATACCCTGTGTCTTAAGCCTCCATCAGAAGTG CTTCCACAACGACGCCCCCAAGGACTACAGGCAGGTCTCTCTTACGGCCGTGAAGCAGCGATTCGAGGACAAGCGCTACGAGGAGATCAGccaggaggag GTGCTGAGCTACGGGCAGCTGTGTGCAGCTCTGGGCGTGAAGCAGGAGAGCCCAGAGCCCGCGTCCTTCCTCAGCACCGGGGAGCTTCCCGCCTTCCTCAGCTCTCCTTCTGGAAGGAGAACCAAGCG GAAGCGGGAGAATAGCCTCCAGGAGGACAGGGGCAGCTTCGTCACCACGCCCACCGCCGAGCTGTCCAGCCAGGAGGAGGCGCTGCTGGGCAGTTTCCTGGACTGGAGCCTGGACCACTGCTCCGGCTACGAGGGCGACCAGGAGAGTGAGGGCGAGAAGGAGGGCGACG TGACGGCTCCCAGCGGTGTCCTGGATGTCACTGTGGTCTGCCTGAACCCAGAACAGCACTGCTGCCAGGAGTCCAGCGACGAGGAGGCCTGCCCAGAGGACAGGGGGCGCTGGGACGCGCACGCCGCGGTGCCAGGCACGCAGACGCACACGCCGCGGGCCCCGGGCCCCGCGCTCCCCCCCTGCAGCAGGCGGGGGCCGGGCAAGGACGGCACGACCTCGGGGTACTCCTCCGTCAGCAGCGCGAGTCCCACGAACTCCCCGGATGGCTCGGGGGCCCCTCCGCAGCCTACCTCAGCGCTGTCCCTGGGCCGCGACTTGAACACGAGGTCCTGCCCCCATCCCTCCAGGAAGTCATGTTTACAGTGCCGCCCCCCAAGCCCCCCGGAGAGCGGTGTTCCCCAGCACCAGGGGAAGAGGAAAAACCTGTCCCCCcacagtgaggaggaggaggacatgaACTTGGGCTTTTTGAAGCTGTGA
- the CCNF gene encoding cyclin-F isoform X2 has protein sequence MGSGGVIHCRCAKCFCYPAKRRIRRRPRNLSILSLPEDVLFHILKWLSVGDILAVRAVHSHLKDLVDSHASVWACASFQELWPSPRNLRLFERAAEKGNFEAAVKLGIAYLYNEGLSVSDEARAEVNGLKASRFFSLAERLNAGGAPFIWLFIRPPWSVSGSCCKAVVHESLRAECQLQKAHRASILHCLGRVLSLFEDEEKQNQARDLFEESAHQGCLTSSYLLWESDRRMDMSDPGRCLHNFRKLRDFAAKGCWEAQLSLAKACANGNQLGLEAKASSEIVSQLFQASRAVSKQRVFSVQKGLNDTMRYILIDWLVEVATMKDFSSLCLHLTVECVDRYLRRRLVPRYRLQLLGIACMVICTRFISREILTIREAVWLTDNTYKYEDLVPTVVDYKDVLLTLVPMAPRTQHLCSFLCELSLLHTSLAAYAPALLATAALLLARLTHGQTQPWTTRLRDLTGFSCEDLIPCVLSLHQKCFHNDAPKDYRQVSLTAVKQRFEDKRYEEISQEEVLSYGQLCAALGVKQESPEPASFLSTGELPAFLSSPSGRRTKRKRENSLQEDRGSFVTTPTAELSSQEEALLGSFLDWSLDHCSGYEGDQESEGEKEGDVTAPSGVLDVTVVCLNPEQHCCQESSDEEACPEDRGRWDAHAAVPGTQTHTPRAPGPALPPCSRRGPGKDGTTSGYSSVSSASPTNSPDGSGAPPQPTSALSLGRDLNTRSCPHPSRKSCLQCRPPSPPESGVPQHQGKRKNLSPHSEEEEDMNLGFLKL, from the exons ATGGGGAGCGGAGGGG TGATCCACTGCAGGTGTGCCAAGTGTTTCTGCTATCCTGCAAAGCGAAGAATAAGGAGGAGACCCCGAAATCTGTCCATCTTGAGTCTCCCTGAAGACGTGCTCTTTCACATCCTGAAATGGCTCTCCGTCGGTGACATCCTCGCCGTGCGAGCT GTGCACTCCCACCTGAAGGACCTGGTGGACAGCCATGCCAGCGTGTGGGCGTGTGCCAGTTTCCAGGAGCTGTGGCCGTCTCCAAGGAACCTGAGGCTCTTTGAAAG GGCTGCCGAAAAGGGGAATTTCGAAGCTGCTGTGAAGCTGGGCATCGCCTACCTCTATAACGAAGGCT TGTCTGTGTCTGATGAGGCCCGAGCGGAAGTGAACGGCCTGAAGGCCTCCCGCTTCTTCAGTCTTGCCGAGCGACTGAACGCGGGTGGCGCGCCCTTCATCTGGCTCTTCATCCGCCCGCCTTGGTCGGTGTCCGGAAGCTGCTGCAAGGCCGTGGTGCACGAGAGCCTCAGGGCGGAGTGCCAGCTGCAGAAA GCTCACAGGGCGTCTATACTGCACTGCCTCGGGAGAGTCCTGAGCCTCTTCGAG GatgaagagaaacagaaccaggCCCGGGACCTGTTTGAAGAGTCTGCCCATCAGGGGTGTTTGACCAGCTCGTACCTCCTCTGGGAAAGTGACAGAAGGATGGAT ATGTCGGATCCTGGGCGATGCCTCCACAACTTCCGGAAACTCAGGGACTTCGCTGCCAAAGGCTGCTGGGAAGCACAG CTCTCTTTAGCCAAAGCCTGTGCGAATGGAAACCAGCTGGGACTTGAGGCGAAAGCCTCCAGCGAGATTGTGAGCCAGCTGTTCCAGGCCTCCCGCGCCGTCAGCAAGCAGAGGGTCTTCTCCGTGCAGAAGGGACTCAACGACACCATGAG GTACATTCTGATCGACTGGCTCGTCGAGGTGGCCACTATGAAGGACTTCTCGAGCCTGTGCCTTCACCTGACCGTGGAGTGCGTGGACCGCTACCTGCGGCGGCGGCTGGTGCCCCGGTACCGGCTCCAGCTGCTGGGCATCGCCTGCATGGTCATCTGTACCCG GTTCATCAGCAGAGAGATCCTGACCATCCGCGAGGCCGTGTGGCTCACGGACAACACCTACAAGTACGAGGACTTG GTCCCCACCGTGGTCGATTACAAGGATGTCCTGCTGACGCTGGTCCCCATGGCACCGAGAACCCAGCACCTTTGCAGCTTCCTCTGCGAGCTCTCCCTGCTGCACACCAGCCTGGCTGCCTACGCCCCGGCCCTCCTGGCCACAGCTGCCCTGCTCCTGGCGAGGCTGACGCATGGGCAGA CACAGCCCTGGACCACGCGGTTACGGGACCTCACTGGGTTCTCCTGTGAAGACCTCATACCCTGTGTCTTAAGCCTCCATCAGAAGTG CTTCCACAACGACGCCCCCAAGGACTACAGGCAGGTCTCTCTTACGGCCGTGAAGCAGCGATTCGAGGACAAGCGCTACGAGGAGATCAGccaggaggag GTGCTGAGCTACGGGCAGCTGTGTGCAGCTCTGGGCGTGAAGCAGGAGAGCCCAGAGCCCGCGTCCTTCCTCAGCACCGGGGAGCTTCCCGCCTTCCTCAGCTCTCCTTCTGGAAGGAGAACCAAGCG GAAGCGGGAGAATAGCCTCCAGGAGGACAGGGGCAGCTTCGTCACCACGCCCACCGCCGAGCTGTCCAGCCAGGAGGAGGCGCTGCTGGGCAGTTTCCTGGACTGGAGCCTGGACCACTGCTCCGGCTACGAGGGCGACCAGGAGAGTGAGGGCGAGAAGGAGGGCGACG TGACGGCTCCCAGCGGTGTCCTGGATGTCACTGTGGTCTGCCTGAACCCAGAACAGCACTGCTGCCAGGAGTCCAGCGACGAGGAGGCCTGCCCAGAGGACAGGGGGCGCTGGGACGCGCACGCCGCGGTGCCAGGCACGCAGACGCACACGCCGCGGGCCCCGGGCCCCGCGCTCCCCCCCTGCAGCAGGCGGGGGCCGGGCAAGGACGGCACGACCTCGGGGTACTCCTCCGTCAGCAGCGCGAGTCCCACGAACTCCCCGGATGGCTCGGGGGCCCCTCCGCAGCCTACCTCAGCGCTGTCCCTGGGCCGCGACTTGAACACGAGGTCCTGCCCCCATCCCTCCAGGAAGTCATGTTTACAGTGCCGCCCCCCAAGCCCCCCGGAGAGCGGTGTTCCCCAGCACCAGGGGAAGAGGAAAAACCTGTCCCCCcacagtgaggaggaggaggacatgaACTTGGGCTTTTTGAAGCTGTGA